A window of Bdellovibrionota bacterium genomic DNA:
CTTGGAAATGAGGTCGATGAAGACCTCCTCCAGCGACCGGCCCCGCGTGAGCTCGGAAACCTTTCCCTCCAACACGATTTTTCCGCGATGGATGATCACCGCTCGATTGCAGATCATCGTGACTTCCGGAAGGATGTGCGTGGAGAGGATGATCGTATGTTCCTTGGAAAGCTCCAGGATCAGTTCCCGAATCTCCCGGATTTGCCGGGGATCGAGACCGATGGTCGGTTCGTCCAGAATCAAGACTTCCGGCCGGTGAATAATCGCCTGGGCCAACCCTACCCTTTGCTTGAATCCCTTGGAGAGATTTCCGATCAGGCGGCTTCGCACTTCGGGTAAGCCGCAACGTTGAATCGCCCAATCGATCCGCTCGTTCCGCTCGGCGGCCGGAACCCCTTTGATCTTCGTGACGAACTTCAAATAGGAGACGACCGTGAGGTCATGGTAAAGCGGAGGCGTTTCGGGAAGGTATCCGAGCCGCTTTTTCACTTCAATCGGCTGATCGAGAACGTCGAACCCCGCGACAACCGCCGTGCCGCCCGTCGGGGGAAGAAACCCGGTCAGCATCCGCATCGTCGTCGTTTTTCCCGCACCGTTGGGTCCCAAAAAACCGAGGATCTCGCCTCGCCCGACGCTGAACGTGACATGATCCACCGCCCGAATCTCACCGTAGAGCTTGGTCAATTGTTTTGCTTCGATCATCTTCTCCTCACTGCTTCCGCTAAACGGCAGACTATAGCTGGAATTGCGGGGACTTCCAGGTTTCGACGTGTACGATGCGAATTTCTCTTTTTGATGTCAAGCTCCAGCCAACCCCACACGAATCCGCTATAATACGTAACTCCAAACGTATGCCGATCTCCGGACAAGTCCCGCGCGAGTCCTCTTCTTCGCTCCCGATCGTTCCGCTCACCGAGCTGGCCCGCCTTCAACTTTTCAAGGACATTCCCGCGGGCAGCCTGGAAAGCTTGGAAGGGAGCGTGCACCGCGCGACGATTGACCAGGGCGAGACGATTCTCGAGCTGGCCAAAGAGAAGCAGCTCTTCGAAAACTTTTATTTCATCGCGCACGGCCATGTGAAAGTCATCGGCCTCGACGAGGAAGCGCGCGTCAAACCGCTGAATTTCCTCCGAAAGGGCGATTTTTTCGTCGACAAGTCGGTGAACTGGCGGAGCCAGGTGGCCACGAAAGCCGTGGCCATGACCGGCGTGGAACTTCTGATTCTCCCGCGCGAAGAATTCCGGCGGGCCACGCAGAGCCACCATCCGCTCGAGAAAAAACTGAAAGAACTGGCCGACCGGATCGACTACCGAAACCGCATTTACAGCGAAGACCGCTACGCCCGCTCCGTCATGGAATTTCTGATCGAAACGGAACTCACCCAGGCCTCGCGCATCAAGATCACCGAGATGGACAAGTGCATCGAATGCAACACCTGTTACCAGTCTTGCGAAGAGCGGCACGGCTTTCAGAGGCTGGAGCGCGGGTACGCGCACTTCGGCGTCCTCGATTTCGCGAAAAGCTGCCTGACCTGTTTTTACCCCACCTGCATTCCGGCCTGCCCGGTCGACAGCGTCCTTTTCAATCCCAAGAACGGCGAAGTGGAAATCGACGACAGTTGCATCGGCTGCTCGGCTTGCGCCCGAGCTTGCCAGTACGGCGCGATCAAGATGTACAAAGTGGTTCCGGACGATGCCCGTTTTGCCCGGTTCCTAAAGCCCGGGAAAAAAATCAAACCAAAATTCATCGCCGACAAATGCAATCACTGCGACGGATACGACGACATGGTGTGCATTACCAATTGTCCCACAGGGGCCATCATTGAAGTTGAGGCCTCCGATCTCTTCGATAATCCCCGCGTGTTCGGGGCGGGGGCCGGCGCTTGGCATCGGCTCCCCAGTAAAATCGAGAGGCACCCGGTGGAATTGGCTCTGCAAAAGTTCTACGTGCTTCTGGGGTTTCTCGGGACGTTTTGGCTTTTGTGGGAAGCGTACGCTCTCAACCGGTTCCCCGCGGCATCGATCCTCAAGCAATTTCAACTGTCCGGTGTGATCCCGTCCGATTTCGGCCTTGAATTCCGTCGCGGGTCGCAATACTGCAATTTTCTCGGCAATGCCGGCTTTGCGCTGATCTTATTCGCCCTTCTCTATCCATTAAGAAAAGGGTTCCCGAAGTT
This region includes:
- a CDS encoding 4Fe-4S dicluster domain-containing protein, with the translated sequence MPISGQVPRESSSSLPIVPLTELARLQLFKDIPAGSLESLEGSVHRATIDQGETILELAKEKQLFENFYFIAHGHVKVIGLDEEARVKPLNFLRKGDFFVDKSVNWRSQVATKAVAMTGVELLILPREEFRRATQSHHPLEKKLKELADRIDYRNRIYSEDRYARSVMEFLIETELTQASRIKITEMDKCIECNTCYQSCEERHGFQRLERGYAHFGVLDFAKSCLTCFYPTCIPACPVDSVLFNPKNGEVEIDDSCIGCSACARACQYGAIKMYKVVPDDARFARFLKPGKKIKPKFIADKCNHCDGYDDMVCITNCPTGAIIEVEASDLFDNPRVFGAGAGAWHRLPSKIERHPVELALQKFYVLLGFLGTFWLLWEAYALNRFPAASILKQFQLSGVIPSDFGLEFRRGSQYCNFLGNAGFALILFALLYPLRKGFPKLFKYFGKKPLWLDFHNFCGIFGTILVLFHTGFVFPFQPSTFGFLALVAVAASGVFGRFLYQAIPRRVAGTELEMKEIEEEDAAITQKLDALMEGSTKHRDLIRAITQSLAQDAERNPTLWSYIRSVVKTYWLLWRLRIYWPKELRIHRRQIGVFLTLLHEKLRLQRNVAFLSLSSRLFVRWQYIHRPFAYIMSAIAIGHVIRNLIFFPNL